A part of Streptomyces sp. NBC_00557 genomic DNA contains:
- a CDS encoding protein kinase domain-containing protein, whose translation MEDVRELLAEYGQCHGTELSESDRHRLLGEVVAVLIRRTDEEATLDFRGPYEPAVFFELAGRDYAVTLVSVSGPDVAEAARAAVRARDQRSLGSAVRWVLVCARTPGRAVDGDLRAAVGGQGVLLDQDHLEAAVCGLASLAGLIRAAFRTLRPPYTPLHELLLQEPKKAPPPLSLPSRLSSPVTVPVRTEPGIAASVVLAGQDWPLRPSGLAWESPERALVTTESGLAEVDLQRGGLRWRLPLPGVHGAAVVLPDGAVCVLCGPAVVMWHGGVLRAVGGGFETNASLLVGPDGSVWVLSGSGATFGVGTGSTLALTRLGDRAGDQQRFAITFDAAVRSAAWLEGRRFLLAAGGHSAVVDLAVGTSAGGREDWTVTPVSYPGHVARAGGDAVLVAGRAGSGIGVELHTLDAAARKSDPAAEIQLGDVLGLAQSPEGGPAYLLGALPTNDIGAIHPVLMKITGHFPAGSPAVEEQPPVQAADPYTEVRRQARGERDDYALQKFPLPGGDEGGMGIVHEACHKTTKTVVAFKKPKSLREKLTARMQREVEAAQLLGGNRHVMPVLDFSPRGEWFVMPLAQATAEQLQPELQHDGDELRALVDAVAAALADAHRLGYLHRDIKPANILQLDGRWVLGDWGIVRRPHGQTTTPGRTGREIGTTEWGAPELSVDPHNATSASDIYSLGKVIGWLLTGTKPEANVPLLPPHGSPWREVVRQCTFREPSNRPQTIDEFLDLVERELASPLELPIARAQQLVQEAEDGDTEAARRLLALAADHGGDYELYLDALPRLGMGLAAPLLLANTEQALTLVAAMTGHVDGDGTGWPHYNEAKRAIAWLRGVADHAAREENWDLLEEAARGMCTWDAASNEFDQQDATRDWLRGLRGQAAQILASALREHPGSARYYELASERSVDMAIRSAIAAGTGR comes from the coding sequence GATCAGCGGAGTCTGGGGTCGGCGGTTCGCTGGGTTCTCGTGTGCGCACGGACTCCTGGTCGTGCGGTGGACGGTGATCTGCGCGCGGCCGTGGGCGGGCAGGGCGTGCTTCTTGACCAGGACCACTTGGAGGCAGCCGTGTGTGGGCTTGCCTCGCTCGCCGGGCTGATTCGTGCCGCCTTCCGCACGCTGCGGCCGCCGTACACGCCGCTGCATGAACTCCTGCTGCAGGAGCCAAAGAAGGCGCCTCCACCGTTGTCCCTGCCGTCCCGTTTGTCCAGCCCGGTCACCGTGCCGGTCCGGACTGAGCCGGGTATCGCGGCCTCTGTCGTTCTGGCCGGGCAGGACTGGCCGCTGCGTCCGAGCGGACTTGCCTGGGAGTCGCCGGAGCGGGCGCTGGTCACCACCGAGTCGGGGCTTGCGGAGGTGGATCTGCAGCGGGGAGGGCTGCGGTGGCGGCTGCCGCTGCCCGGCGTGCACGGCGCCGCTGTCGTGCTGCCGGACGGAGCCGTGTGCGTGCTGTGCGGGCCGGCGGTGGTGATGTGGCATGGCGGCGTGCTGCGGGCGGTGGGCGGCGGGTTCGAGACGAATGCCAGCCTGCTGGTGGGCCCCGATGGAAGTGTGTGGGTGTTGTCCGGATCGGGGGCGACGTTCGGCGTCGGCACCGGCTCGACCCTCGCGCTGACCCGGCTCGGCGACCGGGCAGGAGATCAGCAGCGGTTCGCTATCACCTTCGACGCGGCGGTGCGGTCGGCCGCCTGGCTGGAGGGGCGGCGCTTCCTCCTTGCTGCCGGCGGGCACAGCGCCGTCGTCGACCTCGCCGTCGGCACGAGCGCCGGCGGGCGGGAGGACTGGACGGTGACTCCGGTGTCCTACCCGGGGCACGTGGCGCGCGCTGGCGGCGATGCCGTCCTGGTGGCCGGGCGGGCCGGTTCCGGCATCGGCGTGGAACTGCACACCCTCGACGCTGCGGCCCGCAAGAGCGACCCGGCCGCCGAGATACAGCTCGGCGATGTGTTGGGCCTGGCTCAGAGCCCTGAGGGCGGGCCCGCCTACCTGCTGGGCGCGTTGCCGACGAACGACATCGGCGCCATCCACCCTGTCCTGATGAAGATCACCGGCCACTTCCCTGCCGGATCGCCCGCGGTCGAGGAGCAGCCGCCGGTGCAGGCCGCCGATCCCTACACTGAGGTCCGCAGACAAGCCCGCGGCGAGCGCGACGACTACGCTCTGCAGAAGTTCCCGCTTCCGGGCGGCGATGAGGGCGGCATGGGGATCGTCCACGAGGCCTGCCACAAGACGACGAAGACCGTCGTTGCCTTCAAGAAGCCGAAGTCGCTGCGCGAGAAGCTCACCGCGCGGATGCAGCGTGAGGTCGAAGCCGCCCAGTTGCTCGGCGGGAACCGCCACGTCATGCCGGTCCTCGACTTCAGCCCGCGGGGTGAGTGGTTCGTCATGCCGCTGGCCCAGGCCACCGCCGAGCAGCTTCAGCCGGAACTGCAGCACGACGGTGACGAACTGCGGGCCCTGGTGGACGCGGTCGCGGCCGCGCTGGCCGACGCCCACCGTCTCGGCTACCTGCACCGGGACATCAAGCCGGCCAACATCCTGCAACTCGACGGCCGGTGGGTTCTCGGCGACTGGGGCATCGTGCGCCGCCCTCACGGTCAGACGACCACCCCTGGGCGCACCGGCCGGGAGATCGGCACGACCGAGTGGGGTGCCCCCGAGCTGTCCGTCGATCCTCACAACGCCACTTCCGCAAGTGACATCTACAGCCTGGGTAAGGTCATCGGCTGGCTGCTGACGGGCACCAAACCCGAGGCCAACGTGCCGCTGCTTCCGCCGCACGGCAGCCCCTGGCGCGAGGTCGTGAGGCAGTGCACTTTCCGTGAGCCGTCAAACCGGCCGCAGACCATCGATGAATTCCTCGACCTGGTCGAACGCGAGCTGGCCTCGCCCCTGGAGCTGCCCATCGCGCGGGCACAGCAGCTTGTACAGGAAGCCGAGGATGGGGACACCGAGGCAGCCCGCCGGCTGCTCGCGCTCGCCGCCGACCACGGCGGCGACTACGAGCTGTACCTGGATGCCCTGCCGCGCCTGGGCATGGGCCTCGCCGCACCGCTGCTGCTCGCCAACACCGAACAAGCTCTCACCCTGGTCGCGGCGATGACCGGGCACGTGGACGGTGACGGCACCGGCTGGCCGCACTACAACGAAGCCAAGAGAGCTATCGCATGGCTGCGCGGCGTCGCTGATCACGCAGCCCGTGAAGAGAACTGGGATCTGCTGGAGGAGGCGGCTCGCGGCATGTGCACGTGGGACGCGGCGTCCAACGAGTTCGACCAGCAGGACGCAACCCGGGATTGGTTGCGCGGGTTGCGCGGCCAGGCCGCTCAGATCCTCGCCAGTGCACTGCGGGAGCACCCCGGAAGTGCGCGCTACTACGAATTGGCCAGCGAGCGCTCCGTGGACATGGCCATCCGCAGCGCCATCGCCGCCGGGACCGGCCGCTGA
- a CDS encoding pentapeptide repeat-containing protein encodes MLGLDGDATGCRPALNRPRPAERPFRSHDTPLWSRLTMSTLSPPSWPYCGYGAEPATDPVGCTGVHVPGYTACLAHLTDADRTAYLTGLAPGAAIDHRGTPFTHDLLEALLNALQDPTTNAPHIGTAKFEQARFLGVAWFARTLFSGFATFDGAQFSDTAAFDLAQFSGPARFEQAHFSGPATFEQAHFFSAAWFGEARFFESAMFERTQFSDIAGFHLAQFSGPAEFEQAQFSGPARFLQAQFSGTAWFKWARFSGPAEFDGAQFSGPATFEQARFSDTATFEQAHFSDTAWFGQARFSGPATFDRARFSGTAGFGGGRFSATVTFGEARFEGVSVLGPFVCARMVRLSGAVFMLPVTLEIAAQAVMCKRTRWESTATLRVRYATVDLSHAVLTAPAAVITHPTPFTHNDLVVSEDHLATPGVQPSVTERVRVVSVQGVDAAHLVLTDTDLTNCLFSGAFHLDQIRLEGRTTFADAPTGWHRRGIRPVRFSPRRVLAEEHHWRAHTAGQPVPPADAAPDPRLWRPGPHHPDPARTPDPEDVAALYRQLRKAFEDGKNEPGAADFYYGECEMRRHDLTGTTKGERRLLWGYWLLSGYGLRASRAFTWLLAAMSLTVLLLMGFGLPTHDPDPATTGALTGSKISLHTSTPDPALHGGWTQRMTWARAEKATRVAVNSVVFRSSGQNLTTSGTYIEMTSRLLEPTLLALGVLAIRGRIKR; translated from the coding sequence GTGCTGGGACTCGACGGCGACGCCACCGGGTGCCGGCCGGCCCTGAACCGGCCTCGGCCCGCAGAGCGTCCTTTCCGGAGTCACGACACGCCTCTGTGGAGCCGCCTCACCATGAGCACACTGTCACCGCCTTCCTGGCCGTACTGCGGGTATGGTGCGGAGCCGGCCACCGATCCGGTCGGCTGCACCGGTGTCCACGTTCCCGGCTACACCGCGTGCCTGGCCCACCTCACCGACGCCGACCGCACCGCCTACCTGACCGGCCTGGCTCCCGGCGCCGCCATCGACCACCGCGGCACCCCTTTCACCCACGATCTATTGGAAGCCCTCCTCAACGCCCTCCAGGACCCCACCACCAACGCGCCCCACATCGGCACGGCTAAGTTCGAACAAGCCCGGTTCTTAGGCGTCGCTTGGTTCGCCAGGACGCTGTTCTCCGGATTCGCCACATTCGACGGGGCGCAGTTCTCCGACACCGCCGCGTTCGATCTAGCGCAGTTCTCCGGCCCCGCCAGGTTCGAGCAGGCGCACTTCTCCGGCCCCGCCACGTTCGAGCAGGCGCACTTCTTCAGCGCCGCTTGGTTCGGCGAGGCGCGGTTCTTCGAGAGCGCTATGTTCGAGCGGACGCAGTTCTCCGACATCGCCGGGTTCCATCTGGCGCAGTTCTCCGGCCCTGCCGAGTTCGAGCAGGCCCAGTTCTCCGGCCCTGCCCGGTTCCTGCAGGCGCAGTTCTCTGGCACCGCCTGGTTTAAGTGGGCGCGGTTCTCCGGCCCCGCCGAGTTCGACGGGGCGCAGTTCTCCGGCCCTGCCACGTTCGAGCAGGCGCGCTTCTCCGACACCGCCACGTTCGAGCAGGCGCACTTCTCCGACACCGCCTGGTTCGGGCAGGCGCGGTTCTCCGGCCCTGCCACGTTCGATCGGGCCCGGTTTTCCGGCACCGCCGGGTTCGGCGGAGGGCGATTCTCCGCCACCGTCACGTTCGGCGAAGCGCGCTTCGAGGGTGTGTCGGTGCTGGGGCCGTTTGTGTGCGCGCGAATGGTGAGGTTGTCGGGAGCGGTTTTCATGCTGCCGGTGACGTTAGAGATAGCGGCGCAGGCGGTGATGTGTAAGCGGACACGGTGGGAGTCGACGGCAACCTTGCGAGTGCGGTACGCGACCGTGGACCTGAGTCACGCGGTCCTGACCGCCCCTGCGGCGGTCATCACCCACCCCACCCCCTTCACCCACAACGACTTGGTTGTGAGTGAAGACCATCTGGCCACACCAGGCGTGCAACCCAGCGTCACGGAAAGGGTGAGGGTGGTCTCGGTGCAGGGCGTGGATGCCGCGCATCTGGTGCTGACCGACACCGATCTAACCAACTGCCTGTTCTCCGGGGCCTTCCACCTTGACCAGATCCGCCTGGAAGGCCGCACCACCTTCGCCGATGCTCCCACCGGCTGGCACCGCCGCGGCATCCGGCCGGTCCGTTTCTCCCCCCGGCGTGTCCTTGCCGAGGAGCACCACTGGCGCGCCCACACGGCCGGCCAGCCCGTTCCTCCCGCAGACGCGGCACCGGATCCCCGTCTGTGGCGCCCCGGACCGCACCACCCCGACCCCGCCCGCACGCCCGACCCGGAAGACGTTGCCGCGCTGTACCGGCAGCTGCGCAAAGCATTCGAGGACGGCAAGAACGAACCCGGCGCGGCCGATTTCTACTACGGCGAATGCGAAATGCGCCGCCACGACCTGACCGGCACCACCAAGGGCGAACGCCGCCTGCTGTGGGGGTACTGGCTGCTGTCCGGCTACGGCCTGCGCGCCTCGCGCGCCTTCACCTGGCTGCTTGCCGCCATGTCCCTGACCGTGCTGCTCCTCATGGGCTTCGGACTGCCCACCCACGACCCCGATCCCGCCACCACCGGTGCCCTGACCGGCAGCAAGATCAGCCTCCACACCAGCACGCCCGACCCTGCCCTGCACGGCGGCTGGACACAGCGCATGACCTGGGCCCGCGCGGAGAAGGCGACCCGCGTCGCCGTCAACTCGGTCGTCTTCCGCTCCAGCGGACAGAACCTGACCACATCCGGCACCTATATCGAGATGACCTCCCGCCTCCTCGAACCCACCCTCCTCGCCCTCGGCGTCCTCGCTATCCGCGGACGCATCAAACGATGA
- a CDS encoding zinc finger domain-containing protein, whose amino-acid sequence MTITRPDGTVEVQTPQKAVRDVPTPRRKKPKAGPKPLPMPTMKQLLTVECPSCGRKVDEPCTIRQGHRARVELYRAVKGQRSTPEKVVAAVQKGVEVREEKLAARRRPLPPEEQAKRAAQREAARENNRRKGSKGNPYRSANTRAVPPAMVKARRCRRCGAAPGESCNAQLSDGGTALHLERVQDTRRELQAKLDEG is encoded by the coding sequence GTGACCATCACCCGCCCCGACGGAACGGTGGAAGTGCAGACGCCGCAGAAGGCGGTGCGGGATGTCCCCACGCCGCGGCGCAAGAAGCCGAAAGCGGGTCCGAAGCCGCTGCCCATGCCCACGATGAAGCAGCTCCTCACCGTGGAATGCCCCTCGTGCGGCCGGAAGGTGGACGAGCCCTGCACGATCCGGCAGGGCCACCGGGCGCGGGTGGAGCTCTACCGGGCGGTCAAGGGGCAGCGCAGCACCCCGGAGAAGGTCGTGGCCGCCGTGCAGAAGGGCGTGGAGGTCCGGGAGGAGAAGCTGGCCGCCCGCCGCCGGCCGCTGCCGCCGGAGGAACAGGCCAAGCGAGCCGCCCAGAGGGAAGCCGCCAGGGAGAACAACCGTCGCAAGGGCAGCAAGGGCAACCCCTACAGGTCGGCGAACACGCGTGCCGTCCCGCCGGCAATGGTCAAGGCCCGCCGCTGCCGCCGGTGCGGCGCGGCACCGGGCGAGTCGTGCAACGCGCAGCTGAGCGACGGTGGCACCGCGCTCCACCTCGAACGCGTGCAGGACACGCGCAGGGAACTGCAGGCGAAGCTCGACGAGGGGTGA
- a CDS encoding DUF4291 domain-containing protein gives MAEPKYQIRALHTDSTVTVYQAYTPEIGLPAAREGRFPAVWQRDRMTWIKPSFLWMMYRCGWGTKEGQETVLAVEISRAGFEWALEHACLSHYDHGLHADRATWKRQLKRAPARVQWDPERDLHLQPLAHRSLQLGLAGEAARLYADEWTVSITDVASLAHTIHAHVRDGDLDTARQLLPRERPYPVSDRAWPISANEPACQVCWCRSAP, from the coding sequence GTGGCAGAACCCAAATACCAGATTCGAGCCCTGCACACGGACTCCACGGTCACCGTCTACCAGGCGTACACCCCGGAGATAGGCCTGCCGGCGGCCCGGGAAGGCCGGTTCCCGGCGGTGTGGCAGCGGGACCGGATGACATGGATCAAGCCGTCGTTCCTGTGGATGATGTACCGCTGCGGGTGGGGCACCAAAGAAGGACAGGAGACCGTCCTGGCCGTCGAGATCTCCCGTGCCGGCTTCGAGTGGGCACTGGAACACGCCTGCCTGTCCCACTACGACCATGGACTCCACGCCGACCGCGCCACGTGGAAACGCCAATTGAAGCGGGCTCCGGCCCGGGTGCAATGGGACCCCGAACGCGACCTGCACCTTCAGCCGCTAGCCCACCGGTCGCTCCAACTCGGCCTCGCCGGCGAAGCCGCACGCCTCTACGCCGATGAGTGGACCGTCTCCATCACCGACGTCGCATCACTCGCCCACACGATCCACGCGCACGTACGAGACGGAGACCTGGACACCGCACGGCAACTCCTGCCCCGTGAACGTCCCTACCCCGTGAGCGACAGAGCCTGGCCCATCTCCGCCAATGAGCCCGCTTGCCAAGTCTGTTGGTGCAGGTCAGCACCGTAG
- a CDS encoding RICIN domain-containing protein, translating to MRKFAAVLSGLAAGVSLTLVSSGTASATPDDGILANTAGVVTLCATPQGNSTANGTIVTTWSCTGSSLQRWSYDGTYIKNIASGKCLTPSGNHSGTNGTVLTLWTCTNDTSQRFVIDYSNNHTVIFTQFGGKCITNQGDSMGYGVYLTLWTCNFSYPESQEWNVI from the coding sequence ATGCGTAAATTTGCTGCCGTGCTGTCGGGGCTGGCGGCCGGCGTGTCGCTCACGCTGGTATCGAGCGGGACCGCGAGCGCGACGCCCGACGATGGCATCCTGGCCAACACTGCAGGGGTTGTCACCCTCTGCGCCACACCGCAGGGGAATAGCACAGCCAACGGCACGATCGTCACGACGTGGTCGTGTACGGGAAGCTCTTTGCAGCGGTGGTCATACGACGGCACTTACATCAAGAACATAGCGAGCGGGAAGTGCCTGACCCCGTCTGGAAATCACAGTGGTACTAACGGGACCGTTCTGACGTTGTGGACGTGCACCAACGACACGAGCCAGCGATTCGTCATTGACTACAGCAACAATCATACTGTCATATTCACGCAGTTTGGCGGCAAGTGCATCACGAACCAGGGTGACTCGATGGGGTATGGTGTCTACCTGACGCTGTGGACATGCAACTTCTCGTATCCCGAGTCCCAGGAGTGGAACGTTATCTGA
- a CDS encoding nucleotidyltransferase domain-containing protein: protein MDDPVLTARELVQDRFPATRAAFLAGSVLTDRRTPTSDLDIVVLLDGPPAPSRENLVYRGWPVELFVQTEAAWHSFADQETAKRRSPLLAMCADGMLLVDTDGLGASLQDEARKRWAAGPPPLSDRERDYQRYVLTDLLDDLSGCTDPAERVYLVSHMLQRASELVLLVGGHWLGGGKWLSRRLAEADPGVHRALSEAAAQAIAGDAEVFAAVVAEVLDLASGPLWDGYAIR, encoded by the coding sequence ATGGATGACCCCGTGCTCACCGCCCGCGAACTGGTGCAGGACCGATTTCCCGCCACCCGGGCGGCCTTTCTCGCCGGCAGTGTGCTGACCGACCGCCGGACGCCCACATCCGATCTGGACATCGTGGTCCTCTTGGATGGGCCGCCGGCCCCCAGCCGGGAGAACTTGGTGTATCGCGGCTGGCCGGTGGAGCTGTTCGTGCAAACCGAGGCCGCCTGGCACAGCTTCGCCGACCAGGAGACCGCGAAGCGGAGATCGCCGCTGCTCGCTATGTGTGCTGACGGCATGCTCCTGGTAGACACGGATGGGCTGGGCGCTTCGCTCCAGGACGAGGCGCGAAAGCGTTGGGCCGCGGGCCCGCCGCCGCTCTCGGACCGTGAGCGTGACTACCAGCGGTATGTCCTGACCGACTTGCTCGATGACCTGAGCGGCTGCACGGACCCTGCAGAGCGGGTGTACTTGGTCTCGCACATGCTGCAGCGTGCCTCGGAGCTGGTCCTCCTGGTCGGCGGGCACTGGCTCGGCGGAGGAAAATGGTTGTCGAGGCGGCTGGCTGAGGCCGACCCCGGGGTGCACCGCGCGTTGTCCGAAGCTGCCGCGCAGGCGATCGCCGGGGATGCGGAGGTCTTCGCCGCAGTCGTGGCAGAGGTATTGGATCTGGCTAGCGGCCCGCTGTGGGACGGGTATGCCATCCGATGA